A single region of the Colius striatus isolate bColStr4 unplaced genomic scaffold, bColStr4.1.hap1 scaffold_48, whole genome shotgun sequence genome encodes:
- the LOC133629497 gene encoding basic proline-rich protein-like produces the protein MLRCSLSPTLRHAATTRYPAGGREEAPEPTPPPLPRGRETRPGVSEALLHFYLFFLAPRPAGSGNSASEPAASVTRRAPSPRTGRLRAAPRGGRRRGRAAAGRDPALPAARQGDIRNGGPATAQRFSPPHRAHAAARDAPRPLPPSGRTPRPAGRTAAASSPLLGRPQAGSRRRRPRTLLPALPSAAPVGPGPRRPAGRSPPIRRRQGAGRPLASGCRSGPAAAARPLPRPRAAVPAAPGPAPRSAPGTGSVPSPVPPLRLPSSSVFDVRPLPAAPFPAPRPRGGAAAQVLTAAPLEGSGGGGGAERRPREKKVRTRKYTRHAAARSAGKHPRPSTTMRGRFASAPPQRNFSLRPRKETRPPAPSPQPRRDTGPRTPRQVRRRRRGETRGGGEVKGARLPPARHGGRAKRGCAGGCLPEPAGRMERRRWREASRSGRRARAVAHAEERSRAARPSGRGGAGPPPARPPGAAFPRSVPSAPSARPPGAAFPRSARPPGAAFARSAPSAQPPQRRPTPGSRLPTLSPLRAARTIPGSLLPTLSPLSAARPPATPSGQPPQRRPPSRRRLHPSGLCLSPTPLLPCR, from the coding sequence ATGCTtcgctgcagcctcagcccaaCACTCCGGCATGCAGCCACCACCCGGTATCCAGCCGGCGGGCGCGAAGAAGCGCCCGAACCGACTCCGCCGCCTCTCCCCCGCGGGCGTGAGACCAGACCAGGCGTTTCGGAGGCACTTCTGCACTTTTATTTGTTCTTCCTCGCCCCGCGTCCCGCCGGCAGCGGTAACTCCGCGTCAGAGCCGGCCGCGAGCGTTACCCGGCGAGCCCCCTCCCCCCGCACGGGCCGTCTCCGCGCAGCCCCGCGGGGCGgccgccggcggggccgggcagcgGCCGGGCGCGACCCCGCGCTCCCCGCGGCGCGGCAGGGAGACATTCGAAATGGCGGCCCCGCCACGGCGCAGCGTTTCAGCCCCCCGCACCGCGCACACGCCGCCGCGCGCGACGCCCCGCGCCCCCTCCCACCGAGCGGTCGGACCCCGCGCCCTGCGGGGCGCACCGCCGCCGCATCCTCCCCGCTCCTCGGCCGCCCTCAGGCCGGGTCCCGGCGCCGCCGTCCGCGCACTTTGCTGCCGGCCTTGCCTTCCGCCGCGCCGGTCGGTCCCGGCCCGCGGCGCCCGGCCGGGCGCTCCCCGCCAATCCGGCGGCGGCAGGGCGCGGGCCGCCCCCTGGCGTCGGGCTGCCGcagcggccccgcggccgccgcccgcccgttACCTCGCCCCCGGGCGGCGGTGCCGGCGGCTCCCGGCCCCGCACCCCGCTCGGCGCCGGGGACAGGCTCCGTCCCTTCGCCCGTCCCTCCGCTACGGCTGCCGTCGTCGTCCGTGTTTGACGTgcggccgctgcccgccgcacccttccccgccccccgccctcGAGGGGGAGCCGCGGCTCAGGTGCTGACAGCGGCTCCCCTCGAAGGCAGCGGCGGAGGAGGGGGCGCGGAGCGGCGGccgagggaaaaaaaggtgcgAACCCGGAAGTACACCCGCCACGCCGCCGCCCGCAGCGCAGGGAAACACCCGCGCCCGAGCACAACAATGCGGGGCCGCTTCGCCTCCGCTCCGCCCCAGCGCAACTTTTCGCTCCGGCCTCGGAAAGAAACCCGCCCGCCcgctccctccccacagccgCGGCGGGACACGGGCCCGCGCACGCCCCGGCAGGTgcggcgccggcggcggggcgagACCCGCGGCGGAGGAGAGGTGAAGGGAGCTCGCTTACCTCCCGCGCGCCATGGTGGCCGGGCTAAGCGGGGCTGCGCCGGCGGCTGCCTTCCTGAGCCCGCCGGGAGGATGGAACggaggaggtggagagaggCGAGCCGCAGCGGCAGGAGGGCTCGGGCGGTCGCTCACGCCGAGGAACGCTCGAGGGCAGCGCGACCCAgcgggcggggaggggcggggccgccgcccgcccgacCCCCGGGAGCCGCCTTCCCGCGCTCAGTCCCCTCAGCACCGTCCGCCCGACCCCCGGGAGCCGCCTTCCCGCGCTCAGCCCGACCCCCGGGAGCCGCCTTCGCGCGCTCAGCCCCCTCAGCGCAGCCCCCTCAGCGCCGCCCGACCCCCGGGAGCCGCCTGCCCACGCTTAGCCCCCTCAGAGCCGCCCGCACGATCCCCGGGAGCCTCCTGCCCACGCTTAGCCCCCTcagcgccgcccgcccgccggcAACCCCCTCAGGGCAGCCCCCTCAGCGCCGCCCACCCTCCCGGCGCCGCCTTCACCCGTCTGGGCTTTGTCTTTCGCCGACGCCCCTCCTGCCGTGCCGGTAG